The following proteins are encoded in a genomic region of Enoplosus armatus isolate fEnoArm2 chromosome 11, fEnoArm2.hap1, whole genome shotgun sequence:
- the atp5mc3a gene encoding ATP synthase membrane subunit c locus 3a, whose protein sequence is MYACAKFVSTPALVRAGSRALYRPLSASVLSRPEIKTESSVAVMPQSPLTQVTLRGFQTSAISRDIDTAAKFIGAGAATVGVAGSGAGIGTVFGSLIIGYARNPSLKQQLFSYAILGFALSEAMGLFCLMVAFLILFAM, encoded by the exons atgtacGCCTGTGCAAAGTTCGTCTCCACGCCGGCTCTG GTCCGTGCTGGTTCCCGGGCTCTTTACAgacccctctctgcctctgtgctgtCCAGGCCTGAGATCAAAACAGAG AGCAGTGTTGCTGTGATGCCACAGAGCCCCCTCACCCAGGTCACACTGAGGGGCTTCCAGACCAGTGCTATCAGCAGGGACATTGACACCGCTGCCAAGTTTATTGGAGCTGGAGCTGCCACAGTCGGAGTAGCTGGATCCGGAGCTGGAATTGGGACAGTGTTTGGCAGTCTCATTATCGGCTATGCTAG GAACCCAtctctgaagcagcagctgttctCATATGCCATCCTGGGATTTGCCCTGTCCGAAGCCATGGGACTGTTCTGTTTGATGGTCGCTTTCCTTATCCTGTTTGCTATGTAA
- the atf2 gene encoding cyclic AMP-dependent transcription factor ATF-2 isoform X2 produces the protein MSDDKPFQCTAPGCGQRFTNEDHLAVHKHKHEMTLKFGPARNDSVIIADQTPTPTRFLKNCEEVGLFNELASPFDHDFKKAAEDDIKKLPLDLSPLATPIIRNKVEEPTAMEAHRDSPLPHPESTTNDDKDLSLQPASLPTSTIVHPASLQVPNVLLATSEANVVIQQALPSPTSSSVITQVPSTNRPIV, from the exons ATGAGTGATGATAAACCTTTCCAATGTACTGCTCCTGGTTGTGGACAG AGATTTACAAATGAGGATCACTTGGctgtccacaaacacaaacatgagatgACCCTGAAGTTTGGCCCGGCAAGGAATGACAGTGTCATCATTGCTG aCCAAACCCCTACACCTACCCGCTTTTTGAAGAACTGCGAGGAGGTCGGACTCTTCAATGAACTTGCAAGTCCGTTCGACCATGACTTCAAAAAAGCAGCTGAAGATGACATTAAAAAG ttACCATTGGATTTGTCGCCTCTTGCGACGCCTATCATACGCAACAAAGTTGAGGAACCCACAGCTATGGAGGCACATCGAGATAGCCCTCTGCCTCACCCCGAATCTACTACGAATGACGACAAG GACTTATCTTTGCAGCCAGCCTCACTGCCAACATCCACTATAGTCCATCCTGCATCCCTCCAAGTTCCCAATGTACTTCTAGCAACCTCAGAGGCTAATGTTGTAATACAGCAAGCTCTCCCATCACCAACATCTAGCTCTGTTATTACCCAAGTCCCATCCACTAATAGGCCTATAGTGTAA
- the atf2 gene encoding cyclic AMP-dependent transcription factor ATF-2 isoform X1 — MYCSWLWTDQTPTPTRFLKNCEEVGLFNELASPFDHDFKKAAEDDIKKLPLDLSPLATPIIRNKVEEPTAMEAHRDSPLPHPESTTNDDKDLSLQPASLPTSTIVHPASLQVPNVLLATSEANVVIQQALPSPTSSSVITQVPSTNRPIVPVSGTFPVLLQLPNGQTMPVAIPASITSSSVHIPTTIPLVRPVTVVPNVPGIPGPPSPQPQPAQSEAKLKLKATLSQQLPQVTNGDGGEVQSSAVTHTTTEEPSPHSLQQPATSTTETPASPAPPPQNPPSTGGRRRRTTSEDPDEKRRKFLERNRAAASRCRQKRKVWVQSLEKKADDLNSMNGQLQSEVTLLRNEVAQLKQLLLAHKDCPVTAMQKKSGYHSE; from the exons ATGTACTGCTCCTGGTTGTGGACAG aCCAAACCCCTACACCTACCCGCTTTTTGAAGAACTGCGAGGAGGTCGGACTCTTCAATGAACTTGCAAGTCCGTTCGACCATGACTTCAAAAAAGCAGCTGAAGATGACATTAAAAAG ttACCATTGGATTTGTCGCCTCTTGCGACGCCTATCATACGCAACAAAGTTGAGGAACCCACAGCTATGGAGGCACATCGAGATAGCCCTCTGCCTCACCCCGAATCTACTACGAATGACGACAAG GACTTATCTTTGCAGCCAGCCTCACTGCCAACATCCACTATAGTCCATCCTGCATCCCTCCAAGTTCCCAATGTACTTCTAGCAACCTCAGAGGCTAATGTTGTAATACAGCAAGCTCTCCCATCACCAACATCTAGCTCTGTTATTACCCAAGTCCCATCCACTAATAGGCCTATAGT CCCGGTGTCTGGCACCTTCCCTGTGCTCTTACAGCTGCCTAACGGCCAGACCATGCCAGTTGCTATACCTGCGTCTATTACAAGCTCAAGTGTACATATTCCAACTACAATCCCT CTTGTCAGACCTGTCACCGTAGTGCCTAATGTCCCCGGGATCCCAGGACCTCCCTCGCCACAGCCACAGCCCGCCCAATCAGAAGCAAAGCTG AAACTGAAAGCCACGTTAAGCCAGCAGCTTCCTCAGGTAACCAACGGAGATGGTGGTGAAGTCCAGAGCAGCGCTGTAACCCACA CCACGACTGAGGAACCTTCTCCCCATTCCCTTCAGCAGCCAGCCACTTCCACCACAGAGACACCT GCTTCCCCGGCACCCCCTCCGCAAAACCCTCCAAGCACAGGGGGTCGGCGGCGCAGAACCACGAGTGAAGACCCCGACGAGAAGCGGCGCAAGTTCCTAGAGCGTAACAGGGCTGCAGCCTCTCGCTGTAGGCAGAAGAGGAAAGTGTGGGTTCAGTCTCTGGAGAAGAAGGCAGACGACCTCAACTCCATGAACGGACAACTACAG AGTGAAGTCACCCTGCTGAGAAACGAAGTGGCTCAGCTGAAGCAGCTTCTTCTGGCTCATAAAGATTGCCCTGTAACCGCCATGCAGAAGAAATCTGGCTATCACAGTGAGTAA